A single genomic interval of Koleobacter methoxysyntrophicus harbors:
- a CDS encoding phosphate butyryltransferase, which translates to MAFRNFKEMLQRAQELPKSRLSVAAADDLEVLKSVKNAYEKGLVDPILVGDREKIKELSRQINFEVEDEQIYDIPEPKSATEKAVRLVSEGKADIIMKGMVGSSEFMKTVLNSEYGLRTGKTLSHLAAYDVPEYERVLFMTDGGINISPGLYQKVEILQNAIDAVRSLGFDEPKVGVLAAVEVVNPQMEATMHAAVLSKMAERGQIRGAVVDGPLALDNAINEEAARQKKIKSPVAGKADILLVPDIEAGNIFGKSLIYLAGGTMAGIVLGAAAPIVMTSRADTADGKLCSIVMASLVGRRL; encoded by the coding sequence GTGGCATTTCGCAATTTTAAAGAGATGCTTCAACGGGCTCAGGAGCTCCCTAAAAGCCGTCTCAGTGTTGCGGCAGCAGATGATTTAGAAGTACTGAAAAGCGTAAAAAACGCATATGAAAAGGGTCTGGTTGATCCCATCCTCGTGGGAGACAGGGAAAAGATTAAAGAATTATCCCGGCAAATAAATTTTGAGGTTGAAGATGAACAGATATACGACATTCCTGAACCAAAGAGTGCTACTGAAAAGGCCGTAAGGCTGGTATCAGAAGGAAAGGCCGATATTATAATGAAGGGTATGGTGGGCAGTTCGGAATTCATGAAAACGGTGCTAAATTCGGAATACGGCCTGAGAACAGGGAAGACCCTGAGCCATCTCGCAGCATATGATGTTCCCGAATATGAAAGAGTCCTCTTCATGACTGATGGTGGAATAAATATTTCTCCGGGCCTTTATCAGAAGGTGGAAATTCTGCAGAATGCTATTGATGCTGTGAGGTCCCTGGGTTTTGATGAGCCGAAGGTCGGCGTTCTTGCGGCTGTTGAAGTTGTAAATCCTCAGATGGAAGCTACAATGCATGCTGCGGTGCTGTCAAAGATGGCAGAGAGGGGACAAATACGAGGTGCTGTTGTGGATGGACCTCTTGCACTGGATAATGCTATAAATGAAGAGGCGGCACGGCAAAAGAAGATTAAAAGCCCCGTAGCAGGAAAAGCCGATATACTTCTCGTTCCTGATATAGAAGCGGGGAATATCTTCGGCAAATCCCTGATCTACCTTGCCGGGGGAACTATGGCAGGGATAGTCCTTGGGGCTGCTGCTCCTATAGTTATGACATCAAGGGCAGATACCGCAGACGGGAAATTGTGTTCTATTGTAATGGCTTCACTGGTAGGGAGACGATTGTAA
- a CDS encoding fumarylacetoacetate hydrolase family protein translates to MKVIRFADKNGTVRYGILQDRDIYGLEGDIFSDFTIGEKVGKLDDVQLLAPCSPGKVVCIGLNYKDHIQELNYKAPEEPTLFIKPSTSVIGPGEDIIYPPMSRRVDYEGELAVVIKNRMKDVTESRVYENILGYTCSNDVTARDLQERDIQWTRSKSFDTFCPIGPWIETDADPGSLKIYTLLNGEVVQSSNTSHLLFPVNKLISFISQVMTLNPGDVILTGTPAGVGPMNPGDTVEIAIEGIGSLKNTVRCHPF, encoded by the coding sequence TTGAAGGTCATAAGATTTGCAGATAAAAATGGTACAGTTCGGTACGGTATCCTGCAGGATAGAGATATATACGGGCTGGAAGGGGATATTTTTTCGGATTTTACAATTGGAGAAAAAGTGGGGAAACTGGATGATGTACAATTGCTGGCACCTTGCAGCCCCGGGAAAGTAGTCTGTATTGGGTTGAATTACAAAGACCATATTCAGGAGCTAAATTATAAAGCCCCTGAAGAACCAACATTGTTCATTAAACCATCCACTTCTGTAATAGGCCCCGGCGAGGATATTATTTATCCCCCCATGTCCAGACGGGTGGATTATGAAGGAGAGCTGGCTGTTGTTATAAAAAACAGGATGAAGGATGTGACCGAATCGAGGGTTTACGAAAATATCCTGGGGTATACATGCAGTAATGACGTTACAGCCCGGGATTTGCAGGAAAGGGATATTCAATGGACCAGGAGCAAATCCTTTGATACCTTCTGTCCTATCGGGCCGTGGATTGAAACCGATGCAGACCCTGGTTCCCTGAAGATTTATACCCTTCTAAACGGAGAAGTGGTTCAATCATCGAATACTTCGCACCTTTTATTTCCTGTTAATAAATTGATCAGTTTTATCTCACAGGTGATGACCCTTAATCCCGGAGATGTAATCCTTACGGGGACCCCGGCAGGGGTGGGACCTATGAACCCCGGTGACACCGTAGAAATTGCAATTGAAGGGATAGGAAGCCTGAAAAACACGGTAAGGTGTCATCCCTTTTAA
- the buk gene encoding butyrate kinase — protein sequence MKNYRILAVNPGSTSTKIAVFDNSECILKETIEHNAAELNKFSRVADQYEYRLKVITDSLVKKGIPMETLDAVIGRGGLLKPMESGTYRVNEKMVEDLKEGLQGEHPSNLGGIIAFNLGQDYQIPSYIVDPVAVDEMEDIARISGLKELSRRSLSHALNIKAVGRKVAKDAGRSYFDCNFIIVHLGGGISVTAHRKGRMIDVNNANSEGPFSPERTGTLPVSELVQLCYSGKYTYDEMKRKITREGGVYSYLGTKDMREVEKRIEKGDREAELILEAMVYQIAKEIGAMATTLKGDVDKIILTGGIAHSRTVTAKIIERVEFIAPVVVVPGEEELESLALGALRVLMGEEEEKTYS from the coding sequence TTGAAAAACTACAGGATATTGGCTGTAAATCCGGGTTCTACATCAACTAAAATAGCTGTCTTTGATAATAGTGAATGTATTTTAAAAGAAACCATAGAGCATAATGCAGCCGAGCTGAACAAATTCAGCCGGGTAGCGGATCAATATGAATACCGTTTAAAGGTCATAACAGATTCCCTGGTTAAAAAAGGGATTCCAATGGAAACCCTGGATGCAGTGATTGGCAGGGGCGGTCTGTTAAAGCCTATGGAAAGCGGGACATACCGCGTAAATGAAAAAATGGTAGAAGACCTTAAAGAAGGTTTGCAAGGGGAACATCCTTCCAATCTCGGAGGGATAATCGCATTCAATCTCGGGCAAGATTATCAAATCCCATCATATATAGTTGACCCTGTGGCAGTGGATGAAATGGAAGACATAGCGAGGATTTCAGGATTGAAGGAACTGTCAAGAAGGAGTTTATCCCATGCTTTAAATATAAAGGCTGTAGGGCGAAAAGTTGCTAAAGATGCAGGAAGGAGTTATTTTGACTGCAATTTCATAATCGTCCATTTGGGAGGCGGGATTTCGGTAACAGCTCACAGAAAAGGGCGAATGATTGATGTTAATAATGCTAACAGTGAGGGCCCGTTTTCCCCTGAAAGAACAGGAACCCTTCCGGTAAGCGAATTAGTCCAATTATGTTATTCCGGGAAATATACCTATGATGAAATGAAAAGGAAGATAACAAGAGAGGGTGGTGTATATTCTTATCTGGGAACAAAAGACATGCGGGAAGTGGAAAAACGAATAGAAAAAGGGGACAGAGAAGCCGAACTGATTCTAGAAGCTATGGTCTACCAGATAGCTAAGGAAATTGGGGCTATGGCCACTACCCTCAAAGGGGATGTGGATAAAATCATTCTGACGGGTGGGATAGCCCATTCACGGACCGTTACGGCGAAAATTATCGAACGGGTTGAATTTATTGCTCCCGTAGTTGTTGTTCCCGGGGAAGAAGAACTGGAATCCCTTGCTTTAGGAGCATTACGGGTGCTGATGGGTGAAGAAGAGGAAAAGACCTATAGTTAA
- a CDS encoding LytR/AlgR family response regulator transcription factor: MVDDEKPSRQELRYLLEKRQEIQIVGEAASGEEALERLKDLKPDVVFLDIEMPDMNGFDVVIEMFDMGIKPIIVFATAYDEYAIKAFEINAVDYILKPFSEERLAKTVDRLVDILGKPQNEGKEPDRLINLVKILQREKVFEKVPGWKKDRICPLNPEEIVYAFADGKNVVIRTTKGEYTTNHTLQELEDKLAYYGFFRCHKSFLINMNHVKEAIPWFNYTYIVIMNSYGDEEIPVSRTKVKEFKRLLGI, encoded by the coding sequence TTGGTTGATGATGAAAAACCTTCCCGTCAGGAATTGAGGTACCTCCTTGAAAAAAGGCAGGAAATCCAGATAGTAGGAGAGGCGGCCAGCGGGGAAGAAGCCCTGGAAAGGCTTAAAGACTTAAAACCCGATGTGGTTTTTCTCGACATCGAAATGCCTGATATGAACGGCTTCGATGTGGTAATTGAAATGTTCGACATGGGAATAAAACCCATTATAGTATTTGCTACTGCATATGATGAATATGCCATAAAAGCCTTTGAAATCAATGCCGTTGACTACATTTTAAAGCCCTTTTCAGAGGAACGGTTAGCCAAAACCGTTGACAGATTGGTAGATATCCTCGGGAAACCTCAAAATGAAGGGAAAGAGCCTGATAGACTGATAAATCTAGTTAAAATCCTCCAAAGGGAAAAGGTTTTTGAGAAGGTTCCCGGCTGGAAGAAAGATAGAATATGCCCATTAAACCCTGAAGAGATTGTGTATGCCTTCGCAGACGGGAAAAATGTTGTAATACGCACAACAAAAGGGGAGTATACGACAAATCATACCCTTCAGGAACTTGAAGATAAACTAGCTTATTACGGTTTTTTCAGATGTCATAAAAGCTTTTTAATAAACATGAACCATGTTAAGGAAGCTATTCCGTGGTTTAATTATACGTATATAGTAATTATGAACAGCTATGGAGATGAGG
- a CDS encoding sensor histidine kinase, whose protein sequence is MVLQIIKTLMNSVGIIILIAFLLSRTVLFKNLIVKKRVNLTEKILLSLLFGAFGIIGTYTGFPIRGAIANARAVGAITAGLLGGPFIGMAAGFIAGFHRWVIDIGGFTAVACGLSTFVEGIIGGLFHQKLKKTNNKWKLAFFVGVISELTQMVIILIIAKPFLEALDLVKIIWFPMTFANSFGVAIFMVIIEGIYLEWERAGAAQAQLALKIANKTLPYLRKGFNEFSAYKTGKIIFDSTDVDGVAITDRDTILTHIGIGQDHHKPGFKVQTEITKRVLETGEYQIALKKEDIECSYSDCPIKSAVIVPLRENNKVIGTLKLYKSKENGISNIDVQLALGLAQLFSTQLELGKMEYQASMLAKAELKALQAQINPHFLFNAINTIVSVVRTKPALARDLLIHLGEYFRKNLQANKDMVEFEKELEHVKSYMAIEKARFEDRLNIEYRIEENLNLKVPPLILQPIVENAVKHGILPKKGGGKIIIEAKKTGEKVCIRVIDDGVGIENERINEFLENRFRADHVGLCNVNARLRSMYGEENGLKIFSVPGEGTRVTITIPYNLPDERGDELANTGIIG, encoded by the coding sequence ATGGTACTGCAGATAATCAAGACCCTGATGAACAGTGTTGGCATTATAATCCTAATAGCCTTTTTGCTGTCCAGGACCGTCCTTTTTAAAAACCTGATAGTTAAAAAAAGGGTCAACCTAACGGAGAAGATACTTCTTTCCCTGCTCTTCGGTGCGTTTGGTATAATAGGCACTTACACGGGATTTCCTATAAGAGGGGCCATAGCTAATGCGAGAGCCGTCGGTGCTATTACAGCAGGTCTTTTGGGAGGCCCTTTTATTGGAATGGCAGCGGGTTTTATAGCGGGTTTTCACAGGTGGGTAATCGATATTGGAGGGTTTACCGCTGTGGCTTGCGGCCTGTCTACATTTGTTGAAGGGATAATTGGCGGCCTATTCCATCAAAAACTAAAAAAAACTAACAATAAATGGAAACTCGCTTTTTTTGTAGGGGTAATCAGCGAACTAACTCAAATGGTTATAATACTTATTATTGCCAAACCTTTTTTAGAAGCCCTGGATTTAGTTAAAATCATATGGTTTCCCATGACCTTTGCGAATTCTTTTGGGGTAGCAATTTTTATGGTAATTATTGAAGGAATATATTTAGAATGGGAAAGGGCAGGGGCAGCTCAGGCTCAATTGGCTTTAAAAATTGCCAACAAGACATTACCCTATCTGCGGAAGGGCTTTAACGAGTTTTCAGCTTACAAGACGGGGAAAATAATCTTTGATTCGACGGATGTGGACGGTGTAGCTATTACGGACCGCGACACCATCCTCACCCATATAGGTATAGGTCAGGATCATCACAAACCGGGGTTTAAGGTTCAAACGGAGATAACAAAAAGGGTATTGGAGACAGGCGAATATCAAATTGCTCTAAAGAAAGAAGATATTGAATGCAGTTACAGTGATTGCCCTATAAAATCTGCTGTAATAGTGCCCCTAAGAGAAAATAATAAGGTTATCGGCACCCTTAAGTTATATAAAAGTAAGGAGAACGGGATTTCAAATATTGATGTCCAGCTGGCTTTAGGGCTTGCACAGCTCTTTTCTACCCAGCTAGAACTGGGTAAAATGGAATACCAGGCCAGTATGCTGGCTAAAGCGGAATTAAAGGCACTGCAGGCCCAGATTAACCCCCATTTTTTGTTTAATGCCATTAATACTATCGTTTCGGTAGTGAGGACTAAACCGGCTCTTGCCAGGGACCTCTTAATACATCTGGGTGAGTATTTCAGAAAGAACCTTCAGGCAAACAAGGACATGGTTGAATTTGAAAAAGAGCTGGAACACGTTAAATCCTATATGGCTATAGAAAAAGCTAGATTTGAAGACAGGCTCAATATTGAATACCGTATTGAAGAAAATCTAAATCTAAAGGTTCCACCCCTTATCCTTCAACCTATAGTGGAGAATGCCGTGAAACACGGAATACTTCCCAAAAAGGGCGGAGGGAAGATTATTATAGAAGCTAAAAAGACCGGGGAAAAGGTGTGTATAAGGGTTATAGATGATGGTGTAGGAATTGAAAATGAACGGATAAACGAGTTTTTGGAAAACAGATTTAGAGCAGATCACGTGGGTCTGTGTAATGTAAATGCTCGCCTAAGGAGTATGTACGGTGAGGAAAACGGTCTGAAGATATTCAGTGTGCCGGGAGAGGGGACCCGTGTAACTATAACTATACCGTATAATCTTCCTGATGAGAGGGGTGATGAGCTTGCAAATACGGGTATTATTGGTTGA